The genomic region GATCATGTCGACCATCTCGGGAACGCCGTCCATGACGTCCTCGCGAGTCAGCAGCTGGGTCGCCTCCGAGCGGATCTGCGAGACGGACTTGCCCTCGCGGGCGGCCTCGCAGGCCCAGTCGGAGATGTACGCGACCGTCTCGGGATGGTTGAGCTTCACGCCCCGTTCTTTGCGTCGTCGCGCGAGTTCGGCGGCCATGAAGACCGTCAACCGCTCCATTTCCTTCGGCGAGAGGTTCATTCCCATCGGCGCACCTCCGTCGACCCGTTCGGCCGGCCGCGCCGGCTCGAGTCGGCTGTTCGCGTCGTCGGTACTACCGCACTCGCTGTCGTGGATGTCCGTGTGGAGCTGTCGATCATGAGTTCAGAGCAGGTATCGCTGGGCAAGGGGGACTTCGTCGGCCGGGTCGCAGGTGACGTGTTCGCCGTCGACTTCGACCTCGAACGTCTGGGCGTCGATCTCGATATCGTTCGGACAGTGGTCGTTGTGGTGCATGTCCGATTTCCGGACCGCTCGCGTGCCGCTGACGGGACGGACCGGCGTTTTCAGGTCGTAGGCCTCGCCGACATCGTTCTCGTCGGCCGCCTCGCTGACGAACGACACCGAGAG from Natrinema versiforme harbors:
- a CDS encoding urease subunit gamma — its product is MGMNLSPKEMERLTVFMAAELARRRKERGVKLNHPETVAYISDWACEAAREGKSVSQIRSEATQLLTREDVMDGVPEMVDMIQIEPVFPDGTKLVTVHDPIRADSHEQLETVDPDPDEELGTESETDAAAESDAREIDDGSQPMEGD